The Kitasatospora paranensis genome has a window encoding:
- a CDS encoding SCO5389 family protein: MSLDVSPALLEMAERGEVDEREFVDCVRTSLPYAWELISSLVAQTKVDGTDFADNHVPPPSEQARGQLLRAMASDAIRGALQRHFGVRLAFQNCHRVAVFAPSESNEERYRRFTSVRAQLLNQSPELRDC; this comes from the coding sequence ATGTCGCTCGACGTCTCACCGGCCCTGCTCGAGATGGCCGAGAGAGGCGAGGTCGACGAGAGGGAGTTCGTCGACTGCGTCCGCACCTCCCTTCCGTACGCCTGGGAGCTGATCAGCTCGCTGGTCGCCCAGACGAAGGTCGACGGCACCGACTTCGCCGACAACCACGTGCCGCCGCCCAGTGAGCAGGCCCGCGGACAGCTGCTGCGCGCGATGGCCAGCGATGCGATCCGCGGCGCCCTCCAGCGCCACTTCGGCGTCCGGCTGGCGTTCCAGAACTGCCACCGGGTGGCGGTGTTCGCGCCGTCCGAGAGCAACGAGGAGCGCTACCGCCGCTTCACGTCCGTCCGCGCCCAGCTGCTCAACCAGTCGCCGGAACTGCGCGACTGCTGA
- a CDS encoding LLM class flavin-dependent oxidoreductase: MRVGAFLLSAQFPGQGHTEALERTVDAAVAAERAGLDAVWLAEHHFVPYGVCPDAATLAAMLLGRTQRIGVGTAVSVLSTTHPVALGERAAMLHLVSGGRFTLGVGRGGPWIDLTVFGTGVDAFEQGFPERLDLLLSWLRGTRVGADGPQFRFPEVAVVPRAAEPARRPDLAGWLGLEHEPDALRHFPRQRQDTGVRPPAGPPVVVACTSPGGVRTAAERGLPMLLGMHSGDEDKQQMLAAYRDAWRAAGRGEEQLARVEREHVAAGVVQVDDRTSAARARLLRAMPGWFEHGLGAHRTVDGRERRMRDPHAYTELLCDLHAVGTPRQCADRLLATAERTGIRRFALLAEGSGDRAATLDTIARLGTEVLPQLG; the protein is encoded by the coding sequence ATCAGGGTGGGGGCCTTCCTGCTCTCCGCGCAGTTCCCCGGGCAGGGACACACCGAGGCGCTGGAACGCACCGTGGACGCCGCGGTGGCCGCCGAGCGGGCCGGCCTGGACGCCGTCTGGCTGGCCGAGCACCACTTCGTGCCGTACGGCGTCTGCCCGGACGCGGCGACGCTGGCGGCGATGCTGCTCGGCCGGACACAACGGATCGGGGTGGGCACCGCGGTGAGCGTGCTGTCGACCACCCATCCGGTGGCGCTCGGCGAGCGGGCGGCGATGCTGCACCTGGTCTCCGGCGGCAGGTTCACGCTCGGCGTCGGGCGCGGCGGCCCGTGGATCGACCTGACCGTCTTCGGCACCGGGGTGGACGCCTTCGAACAGGGCTTCCCCGAGCGCCTGGACCTGCTGCTGAGCTGGCTGCGCGGCACCCGGGTGGGCGCCGACGGCCCGCAGTTCCGCTTCCCCGAGGTGGCGGTGGTGCCGCGCGCCGCCGAGCCGGCCCGGCGTCCCGACCTCGCCGGGTGGCTCGGCCTGGAGCACGAACCGGACGCCCTGCGGCACTTCCCGCGGCAACGCCAGGACACCGGCGTCCGCCCGCCGGCCGGACCGCCCGTGGTGGTGGCCTGCACCTCGCCGGGCGGCGTCCGGACGGCCGCCGAGCGCGGCCTGCCGATGCTGCTCGGCATGCACTCCGGGGACGAGGACAAGCAGCAGATGCTGGCCGCCTACCGGGACGCCTGGCGGGCCGCCGGGCGCGGCGAGGAGCAGCTGGCCCGGGTCGAGCGGGAGCACGTCGCGGCCGGCGTCGTCCAGGTCGACGACCGGACGTCCGCGGCCCGCGCCCGGCTGCTCCGGGCCATGCCGGGCTGGTTCGAGCACGGGCTCGGGGCGCACCGCACCGTCGACGGCCGGGAGCGCCGGATGCGCGACCCGCACGCGTACACCGAACTCCTCTGCGACCTGCATGCGGTGGGCACGCCGCGGCAGTGCGCGGACCGGCTGCTGGCCACCGCCGAGCGGACCGGCATCCGCCGGTTCGCCCTGCTCGCCGAGGGCTCTGGCGACCGCGCGGCGACGCTCGACACCATCGCCCGGCTCGGCACCGAGGTGCTGCCGCAGCTCGGCTGA
- a CDS encoding ATP/GTP-binding protein: MSPRRNRDKSAAEREDGPVAPFGGSLRRTESYRGEEWVVQTVAGSPGRFYRCPGCDQEIPPGTGHVVAWPDHSSGVEDRRHWHRACWGARERRGAGILRGRGAPKY; encoded by the coding sequence GTGTCGCCCCGCCGCAACCGTGACAAGAGCGCCGCCGAGCGCGAGGACGGTCCCGTCGCCCCGTTCGGCGGTTCGCTGCGCCGTACCGAGAGCTATCGCGGCGAGGAGTGGGTCGTGCAGACGGTCGCCGGGTCGCCCGGCCGGTTCTACCGCTGCCCGGGCTGCGACCAGGAGATCCCGCCGGGTACCGGCCACGTCGTGGCCTGGCCCGACCACTCGTCCGGGGTCGAGGACCGCCGGCACTGGCACCGGGCGTGCTGGGGCGCGCGCGAGCGCCGCGGCGCGGGCATCCTGCGCGGCCGCGGCGCCCCCAAGTACTGA
- a CDS encoding ABC transporter permease, with protein MAAFPAILQSEWTKVRSVRSTVWTLVLAFVVTLGIGALISTLANNNFADFAPKNGPFDATGTAFSGIALGEIAMVVFGVMAIGNEYSSGMIRVSLAAVPQRATLLAGKYAVIGAVVLAVSLLTAFLTFFLGQALLGSHSTSLGDPHVLRAVFGAAAYLTMICLFSAGVTAMLHNQTLALGVLVPFFFLLSPILSAVPKVRNVARYFPDYAGQRMLLVYEQSGQPYGPLQGFLIFLGWTLAALAGGALVLRRRDA; from the coding sequence ATGGCCGCCTTCCCGGCGATCCTGCAGTCCGAGTGGACGAAGGTGCGCAGCGTCCGCTCCACCGTGTGGACCCTGGTGCTGGCGTTCGTCGTGACCCTCGGGATCGGCGCGCTGATCAGCACCCTGGCCAACAACAACTTCGCCGACTTCGCGCCGAAGAACGGGCCGTTCGACGCCACCGGCACCGCGTTCTCCGGGATCGCGCTCGGCGAGATCGCCATGGTGGTCTTCGGCGTGATGGCGATCGGCAACGAGTACAGCAGCGGCATGATCCGGGTGTCGCTGGCGGCCGTCCCGCAGCGGGCGACGCTGCTGGCGGGGAAGTACGCGGTGATCGGTGCGGTGGTGCTGGCGGTGTCGCTGCTGACCGCGTTCCTGACGTTCTTCCTCGGGCAGGCGCTGCTGGGCTCGCACAGCACCTCGCTCGGCGACCCGCACGTGCTGCGGGCGGTGTTCGGCGCGGCCGCCTACCTGACGATGATCTGCCTGTTCTCGGCCGGGGTGACGGCGATGCTGCACAACCAGACGCTCGCGCTGGGCGTGCTGGTGCCGTTCTTCTTCCTGCTCTCGCCGATCCTCAGTGCCGTCCCGAAGGTGCGCAACGTGGCCCGGTACTTCCCCGACTACGCGGGCCAGCGGATGCTGCTGGTCTACGAGCAGTCGGGGCAGCCGTACGGGCCGCTGCAGGGCTTCCTGATCTTTCTCGGCTGGACGCTGGCGGCGCTGGCCGGCGGCGCCCTGGTGCTGCGGCGGCGGGACGCCTGA
- a CDS encoding ABC transporter ATP-binding protein encodes MIELHELTKRYGDTLAVDRLSFQVPRGQVTGFLGPNGAGKSTTMRMILGLDRPTAGRVTLDGRHYGELNEPLRYIGALLEAKAVHPGRTAYDHLLWLAQSNRLPRTRVDEVLEAVGLTSVARKRARGFSLGMGQRLGIASALLGDPEILMFDEPVNGLDPEGILWIRNLMKGLAAAGRTVFVSSHLMSEMALTAEHLVVIGRGRLLADLSMAEFIKQNSRSAVRIRTPQPEQLLDALRTAGLRADPGPDGTYEVEDGDLASLGDLAAEHRITLHELSPQQASLEEAFMQMTADSVQYHAGDGRPAVAAAPEPAWGSSWQARGTTNGKQKEN; translated from the coding sequence ATGATCGAGCTGCACGAACTGACGAAGCGTTACGGCGACACCCTGGCCGTCGACCGGCTGAGCTTCCAGGTCCCCCGCGGCCAGGTCACCGGGTTCCTCGGCCCCAACGGCGCCGGGAAGTCGACCACCATGCGCATGATCCTCGGCCTGGACCGCCCGACCGCGGGCCGGGTCACCCTGGACGGCCGGCACTACGGGGAACTGAACGAACCGCTGCGCTACATCGGGGCGCTGCTGGAGGCCAAGGCGGTGCACCCCGGCCGCACCGCCTACGACCACCTGCTGTGGCTGGCCCAGTCCAACCGGCTGCCGCGCACCCGGGTGGACGAGGTGCTGGAGGCCGTCGGCCTGACCTCGGTGGCGCGCAAACGGGCCCGCGGGTTCTCGCTGGGCATGGGCCAGCGGCTCGGCATCGCCTCGGCGCTGCTCGGCGACCCGGAGATCCTCATGTTCGACGAGCCGGTCAACGGCCTCGACCCCGAGGGCATCCTGTGGATCCGCAATCTGATGAAGGGCCTGGCCGCGGCCGGCCGGACGGTCTTCGTCTCCTCGCACCTGATGAGCGAGATGGCCCTGACCGCCGAGCACCTGGTGGTGATCGGACGCGGCCGGCTGCTGGCCGATCTGTCGATGGCCGAGTTCATCAAGCAGAACTCCCGCTCCGCGGTCCGGATCCGCACGCCGCAGCCGGAACAGCTGCTGGACGCCCTGCGCACCGCCGGGCTGCGGGCCGACCCCGGGCCGGACGGCACGTACGAGGTCGAGGACGGCGACCTGGCGTCGCTGGGCGACCTCGCCGCGGAGCACCGGATCACGCTGCACGAACTCAGCCCGCAGCAGGCCTCGCTGGAGGAGGCCTTCATGCAGATGACGGCGGACTCGGTGCAGTACCACGCCGGTGACGGGCGGCCGGCGGTCGCCGCCGCCCCCGAGCCGGCATGGGGGTCCTCCTGGCAGGCCCGCGGCACGACGAACGGCAAGCAGAAGGAGAACTGA
- a CDS encoding alpha/beta hydrolase codes for MTNPSAPAVHENGTGIPLVLLHAFPLSARMWAAQLERLPGAAGETCRVIAPDQRGFGSVPLGADEPSLDLVADDLARLLDDGGVERAVVGGLSMGGYVAMAFARRHGDRLAGLLLADTKATVDTDRARANRERIARAVEARMSVQLLADERIEEGLLGPATDPALTARVRAMIAEAPPSAVAWAQRAMAARGDSLEVLAGVRVPAAVIVGEADTVTPLTEARMMAEALPDAELTVIPAVGHLSSLEAPETFDAAVRDLLKRVRG; via the coding sequence ATGACCAACCCCAGCGCGCCCGCCGTGCACGAGAACGGCACCGGCATCCCGCTCGTCCTGCTGCACGCCTTCCCGCTCTCGGCCCGGATGTGGGCCGCCCAGCTGGAGCGGCTGCCCGGCGCGGCCGGCGAGACCTGCCGGGTGATCGCACCCGACCAGCGCGGCTTCGGCAGCGTGCCGCTGGGCGCCGACGAGCCCTCGCTCGACCTCGTCGCCGACGACCTGGCCCGGCTGCTCGACGACGGCGGGGTGGAGCGCGCCGTGGTCGGCGGCCTCTCGATGGGCGGCTACGTGGCGATGGCCTTCGCCCGCCGCCACGGGGACCGCCTCGCCGGCCTGCTGCTCGCCGACACCAAGGCCACCGTGGACACCGACCGGGCGCGCGCCAACCGGGAGCGGATCGCCCGCGCGGTGGAGGCCCGGATGAGCGTGCAACTGCTCGCCGACGAGCGGATCGAGGAGGGACTGCTCGGGCCGGCCACCGACCCCGCGCTGACCGCCCGGGTCCGCGCCATGATCGCCGAGGCGCCGCCGTCGGCGGTCGCCTGGGCGCAGCGGGCGATGGCCGCCCGCGGCGACTCCCTGGAGGTGCTGGCCGGGGTGCGGGTGCCCGCCGCGGTGATCGTCGGCGAGGCCGACACCGTCACGCCGCTGACCGAGGCCCGGATGATGGCCGAGGCCCTCCCCGACGCCGAGCTGACCGTCATCCCCGCGGTCGGCCACCTCAGTTCCCTGGAGGCGCCGGAGACCTTCGACGCGGCCGTCCGCGACCTCCTCAAGCGCGTCCGAGGATGA
- a CDS encoding esterase-like activity of phytase family protein, whose translation MRLTRIAPLSAAVLALLAPTAASASGVPAPTHDGGWTYRNPAAIGGGLNLGGFSDLVPADDSGREFWTITDRGPNADAPADTDKIFLKPDYTPQILRIRLTRDGGIEIVRRIPLRVPRGQADPVTGTRFLTGLPPAALTAERPVDVHGAALPNDPYGVDSEGLVRAPDGSFWVSSEYGSSVLHFSAQGVLDTVLVPAGSTFGAPGARVLPILPAIEAKQKNNKGLEGLTISADGRTLYAAQQTQLANPDAKAAKKSLVQRVFRIDIGHRTPSVTGEFAFLREADSATDGGWSTSSVNWLGTDRLLVEERDALRPTAHTRLFEVDFRAATNLLGTRWDDPATVPALELDASSVTVGTKRLVFDAAAAGVPNGKLEGIALRPAGHGTAELYLVDDNDFGVDSFKDGAVVPNNADTRVDRYTLPKGTVQIDRH comes from the coding sequence ATGCGACTGACCCGAATCGCCCCGCTCTCGGCCGCCGTCCTGGCGCTGCTCGCCCCGACCGCCGCCTCCGCCTCCGGCGTGCCCGCCCCGACGCACGACGGCGGATGGACCTACCGCAACCCGGCCGCCATCGGCGGCGGCCTGAACCTCGGCGGCTTCAGCGACCTCGTCCCGGCCGACGACTCCGGCCGCGAGTTCTGGACGATCACCGACCGCGGCCCGAACGCCGACGCCCCGGCCGACACCGACAAGATCTTCCTGAAGCCCGACTACACCCCGCAGATCCTGCGCATCCGGCTGACCCGCGACGGCGGCATCGAGATCGTCCGCCGGATCCCGCTGCGCGTCCCGCGCGGGCAGGCCGACCCGGTCACCGGCACCCGCTTCCTGACCGGCCTGCCGCCCGCCGCGCTCACCGCCGAGCGGCCCGTGGACGTCCACGGCGCGGCGCTCCCCAACGACCCGTACGGTGTCGACAGCGAGGGCCTCGTGCGGGCCCCCGACGGCTCGTTCTGGGTCAGCAGCGAGTACGGCTCCAGCGTGCTGCACTTCTCCGCGCAGGGCGTCCTGGACACCGTCCTGGTGCCGGCCGGTTCGACGTTCGGCGCGCCCGGCGCGCGGGTCCTGCCGATCCTGCCCGCGATCGAGGCCAAGCAGAAGAACAACAAGGGCCTGGAGGGCCTCACCATCTCGGCCGACGGCCGGACCCTGTACGCCGCGCAGCAGACCCAGCTGGCCAACCCGGACGCCAAGGCCGCCAAGAAGTCGCTGGTGCAGCGGGTCTTCCGGATCGACATCGGGCACCGCACCCCCTCCGTCACCGGGGAGTTCGCCTTCCTGCGGGAGGCGGACAGCGCCACCGACGGCGGCTGGTCGACCTCCTCGGTGAACTGGCTGGGCACCGACCGGCTGCTCGTCGAGGAGCGGGACGCGCTGCGCCCGACCGCGCACACCCGGCTCTTCGAGGTGGACTTCCGCGCGGCCACCAACCTGCTGGGCACCCGGTGGGACGACCCGGCCACCGTGCCGGCCCTGGAGCTGGACGCCTCCTCGGTGACCGTCGGCACCAAGCGGCTGGTGTTCGACGCCGCCGCGGCGGGTGTGCCCAACGGCAAGCTGGAGGGCATCGCGCTGCGCCCGGCCGGGCACGGCACCGCCGAGCTCTACCTGGTCGACGACAACGACTTCGGCGTCGACTCGTTCAAGGACGGCGCGGTCGTCCCGAACAACGCGGACACCCGCGTCGACCGCTACACCCTGCCCAAGGGCACCGTGCAGATCGACCGGCACTGA
- a CDS encoding cellulose-binding protein, with product MVRRGYERAQVDERITKLVADRDSALARIGALEKRIEELHLETQTAQAAVTEAEPSYAGLGARVEKILRLAEEEAKDLRDEAHRAAEQHRELAEAAAQQVRTEAESYAKDRKAKAEDEGLRIVDKAKSDSAQLRAEANKDAQNKREEADALFEETRTKAAQAALEFETNLAKRREQSERDLAARQAKAEKRLAEIEHRAEQLRLEAEKLRTDAERRARQTVETAQRQAEDIVADANAKADRVRSESERELAALTNRRDSINAQLTNVREMLATLTGAAVAAATLPSDDGLGVPAQQSR from the coding sequence CTGGTGCGCCGTGGGTACGAGCGCGCCCAGGTCGACGAGCGGATCACCAAGCTGGTGGCCGATCGTGACAGCGCGTTGGCCCGGATCGGTGCGCTGGAGAAGCGCATCGAGGAGCTGCACCTGGAGACCCAGACCGCGCAGGCCGCGGTGACCGAGGCCGAGCCCTCGTACGCCGGTCTCGGTGCCCGGGTGGAGAAGATCCTCCGTCTCGCCGAGGAGGAGGCCAAGGACCTGCGCGACGAGGCGCACCGCGCCGCCGAGCAGCACCGCGAGCTCGCCGAGGCCGCCGCTCAGCAGGTCCGCACCGAGGCCGAGAGCTACGCCAAGGACCGCAAGGCCAAGGCCGAGGACGAGGGTCTGCGGATCGTCGACAAGGCGAAGAGCGACTCCGCCCAGCTGCGCGCCGAGGCCAACAAGGACGCGCAGAACAAGCGCGAGGAGGCGGACGCCCTCTTCGAGGAGACCCGCACCAAGGCCGCGCAGGCCGCGCTGGAGTTCGAGACCAACCTGGCCAAGCGCCGCGAGCAGTCCGAGCGCGACCTGGCCGCCCGCCAGGCCAAGGCCGAGAAGCGCCTCGCCGAGATCGAGCACCGCGCCGAGCAGCTCCGCCTGGAGGCGGAGAAGCTGCGCACCGACGCCGAGCGCCGGGCCCGCCAGACGGTGGAGACCGCGCAGCGCCAGGCCGAGGACATCGTCGCCGACGCCAACGCCAAGGCCGACCGCGTCCGCAGCGAGTCCGAGCGCGAGCTGGCGGCGCTCACCAACCGCCGCGACTCCATCAACGCCCAGCTGACCAACGTCCGCGAGATGCTGGCCACGCTGACCGGCGCGGCCGTGGCCGCGGCCACCCTGCCGTCCGACGACGGCCTGGGCGTGCCCGCCCAGCAGTCCCGCTGA
- the mce gene encoding methylmalonyl-CoA epimerase: MLTRIDHIGIACFDLDRTVEFYRATYGFEVFHSEVNEEQGVREAMLKINDTGDGGASYLQLLEPTREDSTVAKWLAKNGEGVHHIAFGTADVDADAADIRGKGVRVLYDEPRTGSMGSRITFLHPKDCGGVLTELVTSAGGEH, encoded by the coding sequence GTGCTGACCCGCATCGACCACATCGGCATCGCCTGTTTCGACCTCGACCGGACGGTCGAGTTCTACCGCGCGACCTACGGCTTCGAGGTCTTCCACAGCGAGGTCAACGAGGAGCAGGGCGTCCGCGAGGCCATGCTCAAGATCAACGACACCGGTGACGGCGGCGCCTCCTACCTGCAGCTGCTGGAGCCCACCCGCGAGGACTCCACCGTCGCCAAGTGGCTCGCCAAGAACGGCGAGGGCGTGCACCACATCGCCTTCGGCACCGCCGACGTGGACGCCGACGCGGCGGACATCCGCGGCAAGGGCGTCCGGGTGCTCTACGACGAGCCGCGGACGGGCTCGATGGGCTCCCGGATCACCTTCCTGCACCCCAAGGACTGCGGCGGCGTGCTGACCGAACTGGTCACCTCGGCCGGCGGCGAGCACTGA
- a CDS encoding acetyl-CoA C-acetyltransferase: protein MIVAGARTPMGRLLGSLKGFSGADLGGVAIKAALERAGITGDQVQYVIMGQVLQAGAGQIPARQAAVKAGIPMNVPALTINKVCLSGLDAIALADQLIRAGEFDVVVAGGQESMTNAPHLLPKSREGFKYGAIEMLDAMAHDGLTDAYENIPMGESTEKHNTRLGIGRDVQDAIAAASHQRAAAAQKNGLFDAEIVPVEIPQRKGDPVLFSQDEGIRGETTVDTLAKLRPAFTRDGTITAGSASQISDGAAAVVVMSRAKAEELGLSWIAEIGAHGNVAGPDNSLQSQPSNAIAHALAKEGLTVADLDLIEINEAFAAVAHQSMKDLGVTDEKVNVNGGAIALGHPIGMSGARLVLHLALELQRRGGGTGAAALCGGGGQGDALIIKVPAQG from the coding sequence GTGATCGTCGCGGGTGCTCGCACCCCGATGGGCCGCCTGCTCGGTTCGCTCAAGGGCTTCTCCGGTGCCGACCTCGGCGGTGTCGCCATCAAGGCGGCGCTCGAGCGGGCGGGCATCACCGGCGACCAGGTCCAGTACGTGATCATGGGCCAGGTGCTGCAGGCCGGTGCCGGTCAGATCCCGGCCCGCCAGGCCGCCGTCAAGGCCGGCATCCCGATGAACGTCCCGGCGCTGACCATCAACAAGGTCTGTCTCTCCGGGCTGGACGCGATCGCCCTCGCCGACCAGCTGATCCGCGCCGGCGAGTTCGACGTCGTGGTGGCCGGCGGCCAGGAGTCCATGACCAACGCCCCGCACCTGCTGCCGAAGTCCCGCGAGGGCTTCAAGTACGGCGCGATCGAGATGCTCGACGCGATGGCCCACGACGGCCTCACCGACGCGTACGAGAACATCCCGATGGGCGAGTCCACCGAGAAGCACAACACCCGCCTGGGCATCGGCCGCGACGTGCAGGACGCGATCGCCGCCGCCTCGCACCAGCGGGCCGCCGCAGCGCAGAAGAACGGCCTGTTCGACGCCGAGATCGTGCCGGTGGAGATCCCGCAGCGCAAGGGCGACCCGGTGCTGTTCAGCCAGGACGAGGGCATCCGCGGCGAGACCACGGTCGACACCCTGGCCAAGCTCCGCCCGGCCTTCACCCGTGACGGCACCATCACGGCCGGCTCCGCCTCGCAGATCTCCGACGGCGCCGCCGCGGTGGTCGTGATGAGCAGGGCGAAGGCCGAGGAGCTGGGCCTGAGCTGGATCGCCGAGATCGGCGCCCACGGCAACGTGGCCGGCCCGGACAACTCGCTCCAGTCGCAGCCGTCCAACGCGATCGCCCACGCGCTCGCCAAGGAGGGCCTGACCGTCGCGGACCTCGACCTGATCGAGATCAACGAGGCGTTCGCGGCCGTCGCGCACCAGTCGATGAAGGACCTCGGCGTCACCGACGAGAAGGTCAACGTCAACGGCGGCGCCATCGCCCTCGGTCACCCGATCGGGATGTCCGGCGCCCGTCTGGTGCTGCACCTGGCCCTGGAGCTCCAGCGCCGCGGCGGCGGCACCGGCGCGGCCGCGCTGTGCGGCGGCGGCGGCCAGGGCGACGCCCTGATCATCAAGGTCCCGGCCCAGGGCTGA
- the meaB gene encoding methylmalonyl Co-A mutase-associated GTPase MeaB: MVDVATLVEQARQGRPRAVARLISLVENAAPQLREAMAALAPYTGHAYTVGLTGSPGVGKSTSTSALVSAYRRAGKRVGVLAVDPSSPFSGGALLGDRVRMQEHATDPDVFIRSMATRGHLGGLSWAAPQALRVLDGAGCDVILVETVGVGQSEVEIAAQADTSVVLLAPGMGDGIQAAKAGILEIGDVFVVNKADRDGADATARELNHMLGLGEARQAGDWRPPIVKTVAARGEGVDEVVEALEKHRAWLAETGELAVRRRRRAADEIEAIALSALRARIGDLHGDRHLAGLAERVAGGELDPYGAADLLVAGLTGS; the protein is encoded by the coding sequence ATGGTCGATGTGGCGACGCTGGTCGAGCAGGCCCGGCAGGGCCGGCCGCGGGCCGTGGCACGGCTGATCTCGCTGGTGGAGAACGCCGCCCCGCAGCTGCGCGAGGCGATGGCGGCCCTGGCGCCGTACACCGGCCACGCCTACACGGTCGGGCTCACCGGATCGCCCGGTGTCGGCAAGTCCACCTCGACCTCGGCGCTGGTCTCGGCCTACCGCCGGGCCGGCAAGCGGGTCGGCGTCCTCGCCGTGGACCCGTCCTCGCCGTTCTCCGGCGGGGCGCTGCTCGGCGACCGGGTCCGCATGCAGGAACACGCCACCGACCCCGACGTGTTCATCCGCTCGATGGCCACCCGCGGCCACCTCGGCGGCCTGTCCTGGGCGGCCCCGCAGGCCCTGCGGGTGCTGGACGGCGCCGGCTGCGACGTGATCCTGGTGGAGACCGTCGGCGTCGGCCAGTCCGAGGTGGAGATCGCCGCGCAGGCCGACACCTCGGTGGTGCTGCTGGCACCGGGCATGGGTGACGGCATCCAGGCCGCCAAGGCGGGCATCCTGGAGATCGGCGACGTGTTCGTGGTCAACAAGGCCGACCGGGACGGCGCGGACGCGACCGCCCGGGAGCTCAACCACATGCTCGGCCTGGGCGAGGCCCGGCAGGCCGGGGACTGGCGGCCGCCGATCGTGAAGACGGTGGCGGCCCGCGGCGAGGGCGTGGACGAGGTCGTCGAGGCCCTGGAGAAGCACCGCGCCTGGCTGGCGGAGACCGGTGAGCTCGCGGTGCGCCGCAGGCGCCGGGCCGCCGACGAGATCGAGGCGATCGCGCTGTCCGCGCTGCGCGCCCGGATCGGCGACCTGCACGGCGACCGCCACCTCGCGGGCCTCGCGGAGAGGGTCGCCGGCGGCGAGCTGGACCCTTACGGCGCCGCCGACCTGCTGGTGGCCGGCCTCACCGGATCCTGA
- a CDS encoding MarR family winged helix-turn-helix transcriptional regulator, with protein sequence MDTHVTDAPAVPSSAAAAQTPWLSTREQQFWRAHLEVSKLLEYQLSRELQPHNLAINDYEILVVLSEAPERRMRMTDLATATLQSKSRLSHQITRMEGAGLVLRQECPGDRRGLYAHLTEQGWDMLQQVAPDHVRSVRRHFVDRFTPEQIDALYEALSPVAEHLRALRGRS encoded by the coding sequence ATGGACACGCACGTCACCGACGCCCCCGCCGTACCCTCCTCGGCCGCCGCGGCGCAGACGCCGTGGCTCAGTACCCGCGAGCAGCAGTTCTGGCGCGCCCACCTGGAGGTCAGCAAGCTGCTCGAGTACCAGCTCAGCCGCGAACTCCAGCCGCACAACCTGGCCATCAACGACTACGAGATCCTGGTCGTGCTCTCCGAGGCGCCCGAGCGGCGGATGCGGATGACCGACCTGGCCACCGCCACCCTCCAGTCCAAGAGCAGACTCTCGCACCAGATCACCCGGATGGAGGGCGCCGGGCTGGTGCTGCGTCAGGAGTGCCCGGGCGATCGCCGCGGCCTCTACGCCCACCTCACCGAGCAGGGCTGGGACATGCTCCAGCAGGTCGCCCCGGACCACGTGCGCAGCGTCCGCCGGCACTTCGTGGACCGCTTCACCCCGGAGCAGATCGACGCCCTGTACGAGGCGCTCTCCCCCGTCGCCGAGCACCTGCGGGCCCTGCGCGGACGCTCCTGA
- a CDS encoding AIM24 family protein codes for MPQAAGGAGPVVHDATSLPANDNVNPYAFSVDLNGAYYLQKGKMIAYYGDMRFSGIGRGVIDQMLERNFNSPLHASDWVVAEGRGKLLLADRAFDLNSYDLENGNLTVRSGNLLAFEPTLKLKQSIIPGFLTLIGTGKFVAASNGPVHFVEPPIRVDPQALVGWADCPAPCHHYDHGYMHGLIGGLRHLTGLGGASGEEHQFEFIGAGQVLLQSTETLMAERSVGQVHAEAGVPGSGVPHQQAGHGGQQQQLPNVNIPGLGNLGDLGRRFGL; via the coding sequence CTGCCGCAGGCCGCGGGCGGCGCCGGGCCGGTGGTGCACGACGCCACCAGCCTGCCGGCGAACGACAACGTCAACCCCTACGCCTTCTCGGTCGACCTGAACGGCGCGTACTACCTGCAGAAGGGCAAGATGATCGCCTACTACGGCGACATGCGCTTCTCGGGCATCGGGCGCGGCGTGATCGACCAGATGCTGGAGCGGAACTTCAACTCCCCGCTGCACGCGTCCGACTGGGTGGTGGCCGAGGGCCGCGGCAAGCTGCTGCTGGCCGACCGGGCGTTCGACCTGAACTCCTACGACCTGGAGAACGGCAACCTGACCGTCCGCTCGGGCAACCTGCTGGCGTTCGAGCCGACGCTGAAGCTCAAGCAGTCGATCATCCCGGGCTTCCTGACGCTGATCGGGACGGGCAAGTTCGTCGCCGCCTCCAACGGCCCGGTGCACTTCGTCGAGCCGCCGATCCGGGTCGACCCGCAGGCCCTGGTCGGCTGGGCGGACTGCCCGGCGCCGTGCCACCACTACGACCACGGCTACATGCACGGTCTGATCGGCGGCCTGCGCCACCTGACCGGGCTCGGCGGCGCCTCCGGCGAGGAGCACCAGTTCGAGTTCATCGGGGCCGGTCAGGTACTGCTGCAGTCCACCGAGACGCTGATGGCCGAGCGGTCGGTCGGCCAGGTGCACGCCGAGGCGGGCGTGCCGGGCAGCGGGGTGCCGCACCAGCAGGCCGGGCACGGCGGGCAGCAGCAACAGCTGCCGAACGTGAACATCCCCGGGCTGGGCAACCTGGGCGACCTGGGGCGGCGGTTCGGGCTCTGA